One genomic window of Candidatus Methanomethylicota archaeon includes the following:
- the mtnP gene encoding S-methyl-5'-thioadenosine phosphorylase has product MKIRIGIIGGSGLENAIEGERVLVNTPYGDVLVKVGVMVNEKVAFIPRHGERHETPPHKVNYRGNLWALKTLGVERVIATNAVGGIRDGLNPGDLLIPHDFIDFTKGRTYTFYDQKAVHVDLTTPYCPEIRRIIIEVAEEMGIKIWDGGVYVCTEGPRFETPSEIRMFRLLGADVVGMTGVPEVILARELKMCYATICVITNYAAGMQKRISHEEVNEIMRGKTRVIVEIMNKVVQKIPVERKNCMCGL; this is encoded by the coding sequence ATGAAGATTAGAATTGGAATCATTGGAGGATCTGGACTTGAAAATGCAATAGAGGGAGAAAGAGTATTGGTGAATACACCATATGGTGATGTACTTGTCAAAGTAGGTGTTATGGTAAATGAGAAAGTTGCATTTATACCTAGACATGGAGAAAGACATGAAACCCCACCACACAAAGTGAACTATAGAGGAAACTTATGGGCATTGAAAACTCTTGGGGTTGAAAGGGTGATAGCTACGAATGCCGTTGGAGGGATAAGGGATGGTCTAAACCCAGGAGACCTACTTATACCACATGACTTCATAGACTTCACAAAGGGGAGAACATACACATTTTACGATCAAAAAGCAGTTCATGTAGATTTAACAACACCATACTGCCCAGAGATTAGAAGGATAATCATTGAAGTTGCTGAGGAAATGGGCATCAAAATTTGGGATGGTGGAGTATATGTATGTACGGAGGGACCTAGATTTGAAACCCCCTCTGAAATAAGGATGTTTAGACTTTTAGGAGCAGATGTGGTAGGTATGACTGGAGTCCCAGAGGTCATTCTGGCAAGAGAATTGAAAATGTGTTATGCAACAATATGCGTAATTACAAATTACGCTGCTGGAATGCAGAAGAGGATATCACATGAAGAGGTAAATGAAATTATGAGGGGAAAAACGAGGGTTATTGTTGAAATTATGAACAAAGTTGTCCAGAAAATACCAGTTGAACGCAAAAATTGTATGTGTGGATTATAG
- a CDS encoding Xaa-Pro peptidase family protein — translation MPSIQTFRKRLAMVRGEIEKRGAKAAILFNSLNIYYLTGFPRGRSLIVPIDADPILLVSELEFDEATETFKHGVVIPLKADMSLSDVINSKLTELHVSGNIAVERQYMNIDMYSTLAKKLNVSEFMDFSTSILQIRSVKDSEEIDLIRKALSISEKSIKHLLSVLHEGMSEVEIAGEIEYAMRRAGSEGYAFDSIVASGVRSAFPHASTTQKRVCQGELVVIDVGAKYGGYCSDITRTITVGSINEDLKKMFTLVLEAIDAAVDVLSAGVTGAEVDAAARRVIEKYGYGKYFTHSLGHGVGLAVHEEPGLNSRNNSPLPSGSIVTIEPGIYIKGVGGVRVEEMALVREGGCEILNSLERVFF, via the coding sequence TGCAATACTATTTAATTCATTGAACATATATTACTTGACGGGATTCCCTAGGGGTAGGAGCCTAATAGTTCCCATAGATGCTGACCCTATATTGTTAGTTTCGGAGCTGGAGTTTGATGAAGCTACAGAGACATTTAAGCATGGTGTAGTAATCCCCCTAAAGGCAGATATGAGTTTATCTGATGTTATTAATTCTAAGTTGACGGAGCTTCATGTAAGTGGGAATATTGCGGTGGAACGCCAGTACATGAATATTGATATGTATTCCACATTGGCTAAGAAATTGAATGTATCTGAATTCATGGATTTCTCAACATCCATATTGCAGATTAGGTCTGTAAAGGATTCTGAGGAGATTGATTTGATTAGAAAGGCTTTAAGCATATCTGAGAAGAGCATTAAACATTTATTGAGTGTTTTACATGAAGGGATGAGTGAAGTGGAGATTGCAGGTGAAATTGAGTATGCTATGAGGAGAGCTGGTTCTGAGGGGTATGCTTTTGATAGTATAGTGGCTTCTGGGGTTCGTTCAGCTTTTCCACATGCTTCCACAACACAGAAAAGGGTTTGTCAAGGTGAATTGGTGGTTATAGATGTTGGCGCTAAGTATGGTGGATACTGTTCAGATATAACTAGAACCATTACAGTAGGCTCCATAAATGAGGATTTGAAGAAGATGTTCACCCTTGTGCTTGAAGCCATAGATGCTGCTGTGGATGTCCTTTCAGCAGGGGTTACTGGAGCTGAGGTTGATGCTGCTGCTAGACGTGTAATAGAGAAGTATGGTTATGGAAAATATTTCACGCATAGTCTCGGTCATGGTGTTGGTTTAGCAGTTCACGAAGAACCTGGGTTGAATTCCAGGAATAATTCACCTCTACCCAGTGGTAGCATCGTTACCATAGAGCCTGGGATATACATTAAGGGGGTTGGTGGCGTTAGGGTTGAGGAGATGGCTTTGGTGCGTGAAGGTGGATGTGAGATTCTTAATAGCTTGGAGAGAGTGTTCTTCTAA